From the Pseudomonas syringae KCTC 12500 genome, the window TTGCCCAGGCACCACACTGGGTGGCGGGAATCTTTGCCCATCGCGGCGAGATCGTCCCGGTGATCGACATCAGTGCGCTGAATTCCGGTCAACCGGCCCGCTCGCGGACCAGTACGCGCATGGTGCTGGTGCATTATCGCTACGACGACGCGCACCCGGCGCAGTTGCTGGGGCTGATTCTGGAACAGGCCACCGAGACGCTGCGCTGCCCTGTTGCGCAGTTCAAGGCGTACGGGCTGGACAATCGCCTGTCACCTTACTTGGGGCCGGTGCGTGAGGATGAGCAGGGCCTGTTGCAGTGGATTCATGTCCACGAGCTGTTGAGCGAGCCGGTCCGCGAGTTGTTGTACCCGGTGCCGCCGATTGACCTCGAATTGCTTGAGGACGCGCAATGAAGGTGGATGATTCGCGCTTCTTCAGCTTTCTCAAGGAGCGTATCGGCCTGGATGTGACGTCCGTCGGCGAGGCGATCATCGAGCGCGCCCTGCGTCAGCGGGCGGCGGCTGCCCACTGCGCTGACAGCGATGCCTACTGGCATCTGCTGGTCTCGTCGCCGCAGGAGCAGCAGGCGCTGATCGAGGCGGTGATCGTTCCCGAGACCTGGTTCTTTCGTTATCCCGAATCGTTTCTCAGCCTGGGCATGCTGGCCCGTGAGCGTATCGCCAGTCTTGCCGGTGCGCGCCCCTTGCGCATTCTCAGCCTGCCGTGCTCGACCGGTGAGGAGCCATATTCCATCGCCATGGCGTTATTCGACGCCGGGGTCGACGCCAGGCAATTCAAGGTCGATGCCATCGATATCAGCCCTGTTTCGATTGCCAAGGCCGAGCACGGCGTTTACGGGAAAAACTCCTTCCGTGGCAGCGACATCAGTTATCGCGAGCGGTATTTCAATCCGGTCGCTGACGGCTTTGAAATCGCTGACAGTGTGCGCGCCTGTGTGAGTTTTCAGCCGGGCAACCTGCTGGACCCAAAACTCGCCTCGCACGTGGCCTATGACATCGTTTTTTGCCGCAATCTGGTGATCTATTTCGATCGACAGACCCAGCAACATGTGTTCAAGGTGCTCAAACAACTGACCCGTGAAGACGGCCTGCTGTTTATCGGTCCGGCAGAGGGCAATCTGCTGGCCGCTATCGGCATGCGCTCGACGGGGATCGCCCAGTCATTCGCTTTTCGGCACGCGCCCGTCGATGCGGCGGTGCCGGCCCCGGCGCCAAAACAGGTCGCTGCACCCGTTGCCCCGCGTCCTGTCGTCGAGGCGCCTGCCAGAGCGGTCGCGCCACGACCTGCGCCGCGCACATCAGCTGCATTTGCGCCTATTGCAAAACCAGTCGCTGCGCAGGCCAATAGCGAGGTGTCGGCAGTGCTCGACAAGATTGCGGGGCTGGCCAACGAAGGCAAAACTGCCGAAGCGCGGGCTGCATGCGAGCGTTACCTGCAACAGCATGAGCCGGTCGCGCAGGTGTTTTACTGGCTGGGTCTGCTCAGTGAAGTGGAGGGCCGTGTGCCACAGGCGCAGGGCTTCTATCGCAAGGCGCTGTATCTGCAACCGCAGCACTCCGAGTCGCTGGCCCAACTGGCGGCATTGCTGGCGGCCCAGGGTGACACTGCCGGCGCGCGCCGCTTGCAGGACCGCGCTGCGCGTGGCGCGAATAAACAAGGAAACCACTGATGACGGGCGTGTCCGGTTTTTCCAGTCTGACCCATGATCAGGCCCAGGATATCGATGATTGCTGGAACCGCATCGGCATTCATGGCGATCGCTCCTGCCCGCTGCTTGCAGAGCACATCCACTGCCGCAACTGCGCGGTTTATTCTGCCGCCGCCACCCGACTGCTGGACCGCTATTCGCTGGCCCAGGAGTCGCATGAACATTTTCAGGGCTCGGTGTTGCTGCGCGACCTCGAGACCCGCTCGATTCTGGTATTCCGTCTTGGCGAAGAGTGGCTGGGGCTGGCGTCGCGCTGCCTCTCGGAAGTCGCCCCCAGCCAGACCATCCATTCACTGCCACACCAGCGCTCGCGTGCGTTGCTGGGTGTCGCCAATGTACGCGGCGCTCTGGTAGCGTGCATCTCACTGGTCGAGCTGCTCGGGCTGGACAGCACAGCGGTGAGCACCCCGTCTACGCGTGTTGTGCCGCGCATGCTGATCTTAAGCGCCGAAGGCGGCCCCGTGGTGGTGCCGGTCGACGAGGTGGACGGCATTCACGCCATTGACGAGCGCGAGCTGGAAGCCGCTTCGGCGTCCGGCTCGCACGCCAATGCCCGTTTCACTCGTGGCGTTCTGCAATGGAAGAGCCGCAGCCTGCGCTGGCTGGACGAAGATGAGTTGTTGTCGGCGGTGTATCGGAGCCTCACATGACGCCAGATCAAATGCGTGACGCCTCGCTGTTCGAACTGTTCACGCTGGAAGCCGACGCGCAGACCCAGGTACTGAGTGCGGGCCTGCTGGCACTCGAACGTAACCCGACCCAGGCGGATCAGCTGGAAGCCTGCATGCGGGCCGCTCATTCGCTCAAGGGCGCAGCGCGTATTGTCGGCGTCGATTTCGGCGTGAGCGTCGCGCATGTCATGGAAGACTGCCTGGTCAGCGCCCAGGAAGGCCGTCTGCTGCTTCAGGCCGAGCACATCGACGCGCTGCTGTCGGGGACCGATCTGTTGATGCGTATCGCCACGCCAGGCAGCGACAGTATTGGTCAGCCTGATATCGACAGTTATGTCGAAAGGCTCAATACGTTGCTGACTTCCGGCGCTGGCGCAGCACGCACGGTGAGCACGCCGCTGCCAGACCCGGCCTCGGACGCTTTGCTCGCCAGCGCGATGCTTCAGCTTGAGACTTCCAGCGGTGCGGCTGTGCCCGAGCCCTTGGTCGCAGCATCGCCTGCGCCCGCTCATCCAGCCGTCATGCCGGAACCTGAAGCGCCGTTCACGCCATTGCGTGAACGGCGTGTGGCCGAAGGTGGCGAGCGCGTGTTGCGAGTCACTGCCGAGCGCCTCAACGGTTTGCTGGACATGTCCAGCAAATCGCTGGTCGAGACTCAGCGCCTCAAACCGCTGCTGGCCGGTATGCAGCGGCTCAAGCGTCTGCAAAGCAGCAGCGACCGTGCGCTGGAAGTGCTGGGTGCCAGTTTTGGCGAGGAAGGTCCTTCGGCCGATGTGCAAAAAGCCCTGGAAGACGCACGCAATCTCTTGTCCCAGGCGCAGCAGGTGTTGGCCCGGCACACTGCCGAGCTGGATGAATTCGGCTGGCAGTCGGCACAACGTGCGCAACTGTTATACGACACGGCACTGGCCTGCCGCATGCGGCCTTTCGCCGATGTGCTGAACGGCCAGGCGCGCATGGTCCGCGACCTCGGGCGTGAGCTGGGCAAACAGGTCCGCTTGCAGATCGAAGGCGA encodes:
- a CDS encoding chemotaxis protein CheW, translated to MSDQSPRRNGTPLTASKLFLLFCIGEDRYALDATEIAEILPRVKLKAIAQAPHWVAGIFAHRGEIVPVIDISALNSGQPARSRTSTRMVLVHYRYDDAHPAQLLGLILEQATETLRCPVAQFKAYGLDNRLSPYLGPVREDEQGLLQWIHVHELLSEPVRELLYPVPPIDLELLEDAQ
- a CDS encoding chemotaxis protein CheW, which translates into the protein MTGVSGFSSLTHDQAQDIDDCWNRIGIHGDRSCPLLAEHIHCRNCAVYSAAATRLLDRYSLAQESHEHFQGSVLLRDLETRSILVFRLGEEWLGLASRCLSEVAPSQTIHSLPHQRSRALLGVANVRGALVACISLVELLGLDSTAVSTPSTRVVPRMLILSAEGGPVVVPVDEVDGIHAIDERELEAASASGSHANARFTRGVLQWKSRSLRWLDEDELLSAVYRSLT
- a CDS encoding CheR family methyltransferase → MKVDDSRFFSFLKERIGLDVTSVGEAIIERALRQRAAAAHCADSDAYWHLLVSSPQEQQALIEAVIVPETWFFRYPESFLSLGMLARERIASLAGARPLRILSLPCSTGEEPYSIAMALFDAGVDARQFKVDAIDISPVSIAKAEHGVYGKNSFRGSDISYRERYFNPVADGFEIADSVRACVSFQPGNLLDPKLASHVAYDIVFCRNLVIYFDRQTQQHVFKVLKQLTREDGLLFIGPAEGNLLAAIGMRSTGIAQSFAFRHAPVDAAVPAPAPKQVAAPVAPRPVVEAPARAVAPRPAPRTSAAFAPIAKPVAAQANSEVSAVLDKIAGLANEGKTAEARAACERYLQQHEPVAQVFYWLGLLSEVEGRVPQAQGFYRKALYLQPQHSESLAQLAALLAAQGDTAGARRLQDRAARGANKQGNH